One window of Dyadobacter sandarakinus genomic DNA carries:
- a CDS encoding FUSC family protein — MNYLDEFKKFIFSHYLATGVRLTLGAIIPSLIFQHFGILGELIAFPLGTLLIGSTDSPGPYHRRRNSLLIAIATCFSVACITGLLRHFHFVVFIEIIVFGMFFSLVGVYGNRVNSIGLISLLVFVFNIDDHLSGDMVLRTAAIFSAGGMWYFILYMILQKLLPYKLIQQLLGENFVELGKLLSIKAGYYMAKPDYDALFNRMVHQQVILRENHENLREVLFKTREFVTESTTKSRILMLMFLDSIDLFERILNSQQNYANLHRAFGHTKILRMLGTYITWLSTEIQQIGLAVQSGFPAHSRHDLDEAIHRCQKAFEKMREQQMTHDNMEDYIMLRQILNSLQDITERVKKLHRASTYDTEVGKDYKMNVETDNFTPKQDYNPRILLDNISLKSSHFRHAVRITLGLLIGYTASLFFDLGHGYWILLTIVTIMKPAFSITKQRNLHRIGGTILGVTSGFLFLYLIHDNTALFVLMMLSMILAYSFLKVNYFVASTAITLYVLLSFNFLNPQHITAVLQDRVIDTVIGSVIAYFVSSYVLPVWEHSQINQYMREALRANRRYFDLVAAKFTGKTLDINQLKLYRKDAIIAMANLSDNFQKMLSEPKRKQMKMEEYHQFVATSHMLTSYIASLSTYAQTLDYPQFSVEFEMMIRQIDRQLQAAMDLLEGKTTTVVEVTRESLPKNQKLLDLLTTRKKEIKELGIEKADLSPSRRMISDLKTINGLFELISTITIDEIKILQKIKPVNAH, encoded by the coding sequence ATGAATTACCTGGACGAGTTTAAAAAGTTTATATTCAGTCATTATCTCGCCACGGGGGTGCGGCTTACGCTTGGTGCGATTATTCCAAGCCTGATCTTTCAGCATTTCGGCATCCTGGGTGAGCTGATTGCATTTCCCTTGGGTACCCTCCTGATTGGCAGTACGGACAGTCCCGGCCCCTATCACCGCCGCCGCAACTCCCTGCTGATTGCGATCGCTACCTGCTTTTCAGTGGCTTGCATTACAGGCTTGCTCCGGCACTTCCACTTTGTTGTTTTCATCGAGATTATCGTTTTTGGGATGTTTTTCTCGCTGGTAGGCGTGTATGGCAACCGGGTCAACAGCATCGGGCTGATCTCCTTACTCGTATTTGTGTTCAACATCGACGATCACCTGAGCGGTGACATGGTACTGCGCACGGCCGCAATATTCTCTGCCGGCGGCATGTGGTACTTTATCCTGTATATGATTTTGCAAAAGCTGCTGCCTTACAAACTGATCCAGCAGCTTTTGGGAGAAAACTTTGTCGAACTCGGCAAGCTGCTGTCCATTAAGGCAGGGTATTACATGGCAAAGCCCGACTATGATGCATTGTTCAACCGGATGGTGCATCAGCAGGTGATTCTTCGTGAAAACCATGAAAACTTGCGCGAAGTGCTCTTCAAGACCAGGGAATTTGTGACGGAATCGACAACAAAGAGCCGTATCCTGATGCTGATGTTTCTGGACAGCATTGACCTTTTTGAACGCATCCTCAACTCCCAGCAAAACTATGCGAACCTGCATCGCGCATTTGGTCATACCAAAATCCTGAGAATGCTGGGAACGTACATTACGTGGCTTTCGACCGAAATTCAGCAGATCGGGCTGGCGGTACAGAGCGGATTTCCGGCACATTCACGCCATGATCTCGATGAAGCAATTCACCGGTGTCAGAAAGCTTTTGAGAAAATGCGTGAGCAGCAGATGACGCACGACAATATGGAGGATTATATTATGCTCCGGCAGATTCTCAACAGTTTACAGGATATTACCGAGCGCGTGAAAAAGCTCCACAGGGCCTCAACCTATGATACCGAAGTAGGCAAGGATTACAAGATGAATGTTGAAACCGATAATTTCACTCCCAAGCAAGACTATAATCCGCGCATTCTCCTTGACAATATTTCACTGAAATCCAGCCACTTCCGCCATGCAGTGCGGATTACACTGGGCCTGCTGATCGGGTACACGGCCTCATTGTTCTTCGACCTGGGACACGGATACTGGATTCTGCTGACGATTGTAACGATTATGAAGCCGGCGTTCAGCATTACCAAGCAGCGGAATCTGCACCGGATCGGTGGTACAATCCTGGGCGTGACGTCGGGATTTCTGTTCCTGTACCTGATCCATGATAATACCGCATTGTTTGTGCTGATGATGCTTTCAATGATCCTTGCATATAGTTTTTTGAAGGTCAATTACTTCGTAGCATCAACGGCAATTACCCTGTATGTGCTGCTTTCTTTCAATTTTTTGAACCCGCAACATATTACGGCAGTTTTACAGGACCGGGTTATTGATACGGTGATCGGATCGGTGATAGCCTATTTTGTCTCGTCTTACGTGCTTCCGGTCTGGGAACATTCGCAGATCAACCAATACATGCGGGAGGCACTGCGGGCAAACCGGCGATATTTCGACCTCGTGGCGGCCAAGTTTACAGGCAAGACCCTCGACATTAACCAGCTGAAATTGTACCGGAAAGATGCAATCATTGCCATGGCCAATTTGTCCGATAATTTTCAGAAAATGCTGTCTGAACCTAAACGCAAGCAGATGAAAATGGAGGAGTATCACCAGTTTGTCGCCACAAGCCACATGCTCACCTCTTACATTGCCTCTCTCTCGACCTATGCGCAGACACTGGATTACCCACAGTTTTCAGTTGAATTTGAAATGATGATCCGGCAGATTGACAGGCAGTTACAGGCTGCTATGGACCTGCTCGAAGGTAAGACAACCACGGTCGTGGAAGTTACCAGAGAGTCGCTGCCGAAGAATCAGAAGTTGCTCGACCTCCTGACTACCCGTAAAAAGGAAATCAAAGAGCTGGGCATTGAAAAGGCGGACCTCTCCCCTTCCCGGAGGATGATCTCCGACCTGAAAACCATCAATGGCCTGTTCGAACTGATCAGTACCATTACCATCGACGAAATCAAAATTTTACAGAAAATAAAGCCGGTAAACGCGCATTAA
- the namA gene encoding NADPH dehydrogenase NamA, which produces MASLLFEPFQLKDIQLKNRIVVSPMCMYSSEDGFANDWHLVHLGSRAVGGAGLIITESTAVSPEGRISPQDLGIWKDEHIEKLRQITSFIAAQGTVPGIQLGHAGRKASTYPAWKGRGQVPLDQGGWKTQGASAIPFHANEDAPEPLDDAGIRKVVADFAAAATRAQQAGFKVVEIHAAHGYLIHQFLSPLSNQREDAYGGSFENRIRLLLEVVEGIQQVWPENLPLIVRISATDWAEGGWNIDDSSRLSQILKDKGVSLIDVSSGGLAAHQKISVGPSYQVPFSAQIRRETGIATGAVGLITDTQQAETILANGEADLIIMARELLRDPYFPLHAASELGEDIQWPVQYDRAKPTL; this is translated from the coding sequence ATGGCATCCTTACTTTTTGAACCATTTCAGCTCAAAGATATCCAGCTCAAAAACCGCATTGTAGTTTCACCGATGTGCATGTACTCTTCCGAAGACGGATTTGCCAATGACTGGCACCTTGTTCATCTCGGAAGCCGCGCAGTAGGCGGTGCCGGACTCATCATTACGGAGTCTACCGCTGTTTCTCCCGAAGGCAGGATCTCGCCTCAGGATCTGGGCATCTGGAAAGATGAGCATATTGAAAAGCTCCGGCAGATTACTTCATTCATTGCGGCACAGGGAACCGTCCCGGGCATTCAGCTGGGCCATGCGGGCCGCAAAGCCAGTACATACCCCGCCTGGAAAGGTCGTGGCCAGGTACCTCTGGATCAGGGTGGCTGGAAAACGCAGGGTGCTTCAGCAATACCTTTTCATGCCAATGAAGATGCCCCCGAGCCGCTGGACGACGCGGGCATCCGCAAGGTCGTGGCAGACTTTGCCGCTGCTGCAACCCGGGCGCAGCAGGCGGGTTTCAAGGTAGTCGAAATCCATGCGGCGCATGGTTACCTCATCCATCAGTTCCTGTCTCCGCTGAGCAACCAGCGGGAAGATGCATATGGCGGCAGCTTTGAAAACCGCATTCGCCTGCTGCTGGAAGTCGTTGAAGGCATTCAGCAGGTATGGCCCGAAAATCTCCCGCTCATCGTGCGCATTTCTGCAACCGACTGGGCTGAGGGTGGGTGGAATATTGATGACTCTTCTCGATTGAGCCAGATTCTGAAAGACAAAGGTGTTTCACTGATAGATGTATCTTCCGGCGGGCTGGCTGCTCATCAAAAAATTAGTGTGGGTCCCTCCTATCAGGTTCCGTTCTCGGCACAAATACGCCGTGAAACGGGCATTGCTACCGGTGCCGTGGGACTGATCACCGACACCCAACAAGCCGAAACGATACTCGCCAATGGTGAAGCCGACCTGATTATCATGGCCCGTGAGCTGCTGCGCGACCCGTACTTTCCGTTACATGCCGCTTCTGAGCTTGGGGAAGACATCCAGTGGCCTGTCCAGTACGATCGAGCCAAGCCTACATTGTAA
- a CDS encoding DMT family transporter has product MGVKSPRISLVIGIISISIFPVLVKWAPVSGLTSAFYRMFLGFMFLLPYLLVSKKFTFPPRALWLSVALCGIIFASDIAVWNLSIQYTNATQATLLTNLSPVWVGVGSFLFLPDKPGPRFWLGTLVALAGMVILIGPDAFADMRFDKGFGLAVLSGMLYASYMLISKTVLNRIDIVSFMAVSMGISSLYLLAICLISDQPLMHFDAEIWLVFVVQGLVCQLIGWLTISYAVKQLDAKRVSLSLLSQALVTGLMAWMFIGENITAQMIIGGVIILAGIGVTYTENRASRKPELFTEENK; this is encoded by the coding sequence ATGGGCGTAAAAAGTCCCCGCATCAGCCTTGTCATCGGCATTATCAGCATCAGCATTTTTCCTGTTCTGGTAAAATGGGCGCCGGTTTCAGGGCTGACCTCGGCCTTTTACAGGATGTTCCTGGGGTTCATGTTTCTGCTTCCCTACTTGCTGGTCAGTAAAAAGTTCACTTTCCCACCGCGGGCACTATGGCTTTCAGTTGCATTGTGCGGGATCATCTTTGCCTCTGATATTGCCGTATGGAACCTGTCTATTCAATATACCAATGCTACACAGGCTACCCTGCTGACCAACTTGTCGCCCGTCTGGGTGGGTGTAGGCAGCTTTCTTTTTCTGCCTGATAAGCCCGGTCCACGCTTCTGGCTCGGGACACTGGTTGCGCTTGCGGGTATGGTGATCCTCATAGGTCCGGATGCATTTGCCGATATGCGGTTTGACAAAGGCTTCGGTCTTGCCGTACTCTCCGGCATGCTGTATGCCTCGTACATGCTGATCAGCAAAACAGTTCTGAACCGGATTGACATTGTCAGCTTTATGGCGGTCAGTATGGGGATTTCGAGCTTGTACCTGCTCGCCATCTGCCTGATTTCAGACCAGCCGCTCATGCATTTTGATGCCGAAATATGGCTGGTATTTGTGGTACAGGGACTTGTATGTCAGCTTATTGGCTGGCTTACAATCAGCTATGCGGTCAAACAGCTTGATGCAAAACGCGTGTCACTCAGCCTCCTGAGCCAGGCACTGGTCACCGGGTTGATGGCCTGGATGTTTATAGGTGAAAATATTACAGCACAAATGATCATTGGCGGCGTCATCATCCTCGCCGGAATCGGCGTTACCTACACGGAAAATCGCGCGAGCCGGAAGCCTGAACTTTTTACAGAGGAAAATAAATGA
- a CDS encoding PAS domain S-box protein — MTAVELDFERAKARHILYKTKLRSLLYGIEVNEGPVISHLECSLGKWIHDHALKAYGHLPEVHELDQLHFQIHETGNELIGLYKSGFVSEARTGLYRIESYAVQLLDLLSRIEAKVREKGLAEGSAHASEVQINYGELVELGAALQELDKRIREQTEKTEEITRKAQENEAHFRDILRQAPVGIGILKGAGMVVEMANETYCSIVDRTEEELLGKSVYDVLPEVRSDVAPILSEVLASGKPFYGNEFELTLRRFGAPQRAFFNFVYQPLIEDGKVTGIIVIATEVTAQILAKEAVQASENQFRNVVQQSQFAKAILTGENYVVSMANDSMLKMWRRTLEEVEGKVLFELFPELNNQAFPEILRRVFTTGIAYREKEAIGFIDGPGGIRKHYVDFQYAPLFDVYGKVSGIMVSANDVTETVMFRHQIAEAAERLKMATEGTRLATWDLNIQTRQIIHSPRLAEIFGFGEDKVLTHPEMRAMVHPDDVHSIVEKAFAEALETGIYRYEARILHTDQSVHWIRTQGKILFNDGHQPMRMLGTMMDITEEKRSELALRTSEDKFRALAEFMPQLVWTADPDGNVNYCNQSVIRFTGLAAAELTVEGWLSIVCPEDQLNYAEHWDEALRTGEDFLLEHRFKRADGIFRWVSSRATPQKNADGKIQMWVGTTTDIHDSKLFIDQLESMVQQRTQELTVANKELLRTNMELAQFAYVASHDLQEPLRKIQTFATRVMDTEYENLTERGKDYFRRMQSSSMRMQQLIIDLLAFSRATSAEKHFEEADLNIVLHNVQEQMSELIRQNGATIIAEKLPVRPVIVYQVEQLFTNLITNAIKFTRPEAAPVIQIRTGEISGDMIALDESDPAARYQYVSFADNGIGFDQQFKDRIFQVFQRLHSRGTYEGTGIGLAICKKIVENHRGLIDAVGKPGIGSTFIIYFPL; from the coding sequence ATGACTGCGGTAGAGCTTGACTTTGAAAGGGCGAAAGCCAGGCACATCCTTTATAAAACCAAGTTACGGTCGCTGCTGTATGGCATTGAGGTAAACGAGGGTCCCGTAATATCCCATCTCGAATGCTCCCTGGGCAAATGGATCCACGACCATGCGCTGAAAGCCTACGGTCACCTGCCCGAAGTTCATGAGCTGGACCAGCTCCATTTCCAAATTCACGAGACAGGCAACGAACTGATCGGCCTGTATAAATCCGGCTTTGTAAGCGAAGCCCGCACGGGCCTGTACCGCATTGAATCGTACGCCGTACAACTCCTTGACCTGCTCAGTAGAATCGAGGCCAAAGTACGGGAAAAAGGCCTGGCCGAAGGCAGCGCGCATGCTTCCGAGGTGCAGATCAACTATGGTGAACTTGTGGAGCTCGGTGCTGCCTTGCAGGAGCTGGACAAGCGTATCCGCGAGCAAACGGAGAAAACCGAGGAGATCACCAGAAAAGCGCAGGAAAACGAAGCGCATTTTCGTGACATCCTGCGTCAGGCTCCCGTCGGTATCGGCATCCTGAAGGGTGCCGGTATGGTGGTGGAAATGGCAAATGAAACCTATTGTTCGATCGTTGACCGGACGGAGGAGGAGCTGCTCGGGAAATCTGTCTATGACGTGCTTCCCGAAGTGAGATCCGATGTCGCGCCGATCCTTTCGGAGGTACTCGCGAGCGGCAAGCCTTTTTACGGTAACGAGTTTGAGCTAACATTGAGAAGGTTCGGGGCTCCGCAGCGGGCATTTTTCAACTTCGTGTACCAACCTTTGATAGAGGATGGGAAGGTGACCGGCATCATTGTAATTGCTACGGAGGTCACTGCGCAGATCCTGGCAAAGGAGGCCGTGCAGGCGAGTGAAAATCAGTTCAGAAATGTTGTCCAGCAATCACAGTTTGCCAAAGCGATCCTGACGGGAGAGAATTACGTGGTCAGTATGGCGAATGATTCCATGCTGAAAATGTGGCGTCGTACGCTGGAAGAAGTGGAGGGTAAAGTGTTGTTTGAGCTCTTTCCTGAATTGAATAACCAGGCTTTTCCTGAAATACTGCGCCGGGTATTTACCACGGGTATCGCTTACCGTGAAAAAGAGGCAATCGGGTTTATAGACGGGCCCGGCGGCATTCGCAAGCATTATGTCGATTTTCAGTATGCACCTTTGTTCGATGTATATGGAAAAGTCTCCGGCATTATGGTATCGGCCAATGATGTTACCGAAACGGTCATGTTTCGTCATCAGATTGCGGAAGCGGCCGAGCGCCTCAAAATGGCCACGGAGGGTACGCGCCTTGCGACCTGGGATCTGAACATCCAGACCCGGCAGATCATCCATTCGCCCAGGCTTGCTGAAATTTTTGGCTTCGGTGAGGATAAGGTGTTGACTCATCCCGAGATGCGCGCCATGGTACATCCCGATGACGTGCATTCCATTGTAGAAAAAGCATTTGCGGAGGCCCTTGAAACCGGAATTTACCGGTATGAAGCGCGTATACTGCATACCGACCAGTCTGTTCACTGGATCCGCACACAGGGTAAAATCCTGTTTAATGACGGACATCAGCCGATGCGGATGCTGGGGACTATGATGGATATTACCGAGGAAAAACGCTCGGAGCTTGCGCTCAGGACGAGCGAGGACAAGTTCAGGGCACTGGCTGAATTTATGCCTCAGCTGGTATGGACGGCTGATCCCGATGGCAATGTGAACTATTGTAACCAGTCCGTGATCCGCTTTACAGGCCTTGCAGCCGCCGAACTCACTGTCGAAGGCTGGCTGTCGATTGTTTGTCCCGAGGATCAGCTTAATTATGCTGAACACTGGGATGAGGCGCTGAGAACCGGAGAGGACTTTCTTTTAGAACACCGGTTTAAAAGAGCTGATGGCATTTTCAGATGGGTATCCAGCCGGGCTACCCCGCAGAAGAACGCCGACGGAAAAATCCAGATGTGGGTAGGCACGACTACGGATATCCACGACAGTAAACTGTTTATTGATCAGCTGGAATCTATGGTTCAGCAGCGCACGCAGGAGCTTACCGTTGCTAACAAAGAGCTTTTGCGCACCAATATGGAGCTGGCGCAATTTGCTTACGTAGCCAGCCACGATCTTCAGGAACCCCTCCGCAAGATCCAGACATTTGCCACCCGGGTCATGGATACCGAGTATGAAAACCTGACGGAGCGAGGCAAGGATTATTTCCGGCGCATGCAATCTTCGTCGATGCGCATGCAGCAGCTGATCATTGACCTGCTCGCATTTTCGCGGGCTACTTCTGCTGAAAAGCACTTTGAAGAGGCCGATCTCAATATTGTTTTGCACAATGTACAGGAGCAGATGTCGGAGTTGATCCGGCAAAATGGCGCTACCATTATAGCTGAAAAGTTGCCGGTAAGGCCAGTGATCGTCTATCAGGTCGAGCAGCTTTTTACAAACCTGATTACCAATGCAATCAAATTTACCCGGCCCGAAGCAGCGCCGGTAATCCAGATCCGGACAGGGGAAATTTCGGGTGATATGATCGCGCTTGATGAAAGTGACCCCGCGGCAAGGTATCAGTATGTTTCGTTTGCCGATAATGGCATCGGCTTTGATCAGCAGTTTAAAGACCGCATTTTTCAGGTTTTTCAGCGCCTGCACAGCAGAGGAACCTACGAAGGTACCGGCATCGGTCTTGCCATTTGCAAGAAAATCGTTGAAAACCACAGGGGCTTGATCGACGCGGTGGGCAAGCCGGGCATTGGGTCGACCTTCATCATTTATTTTCCTCTGTAA
- a CDS encoding response regulator has protein sequence MNTKPNKTIYLADDDADDCMLFEDALREVSNSTELTTANDGVELINLMEKSVPPPPDVIFLDLNMPRKNGFECLEVIRSTSKWKDIPVVIFSTTGQEEMVNKVHEQGANFFIRKPGSFPKLKQAIKQILDIDWSMHSWKPSPENFFYQY, from the coding sequence ATGAATACAAAACCAAATAAAACAATTTACCTCGCAGATGATGACGCAGACGACTGTATGTTGTTTGAAGATGCGCTGCGCGAGGTGAGCAATTCTACCGAGCTTACTACTGCCAATGATGGTGTCGAGCTAATTAACCTGATGGAGAAATCGGTTCCGCCTCCTCCGGATGTCATCTTTCTTGACCTGAACATGCCCCGGAAGAATGGTTTTGAATGTCTTGAAGTGATCCGCAGTACCAGCAAATGGAAGGACATTCCCGTGGTGATTTTCTCCACGACCGGCCAGGAAGAAATGGTGAATAAGGTACACGAGCAGGGTGCCAACTTTTTTATCCGCAAACCGGGTTCATTTCCCAAGCTTAAACAGGCTATCAAGCAGATTCTGGACATAGACTGGAGTATGCACTCCTGGAAGCCTTCTCCTGAAAACTTTTTTTATCAGTATTAA
- a CDS encoding TonB-dependent receptor: MKSSDTFSNHPKITGTLRRFTYIIALVLAAQASYGQAKLKVTGRIVDGQSGAALSFASIRLFKIADSSFVSGSVTDEAGKFMVEMPSGRYYALSEFIGYKAQVTSGIQLTAGSSPHDLGTIRVMPSARTLDEVTVQAEKSSMELSLDKKIFNVGKDLANAGGTAVDILTNVPSVAVDVEGNVSLRGSGNVRILIDGKPSGLVSIKGASGLQQLQGSAIERIEVITNPSARYEAEGMGGVINIVLKKERKEGFNGSFDIIAGHPVNYGAAANVNYRRKNLNFFINYTLSYRNTPGRNYVYQELYRNDSTFIMERNMTSNLKGMNNSARGGIDYYFNPKNILTGAYTWRTSKGKRFSNLNYRDYVSTTSNLVSITNRTQDETETEPNSEYALTYKKTFDRKGREFTADVRYLDNWENSDQYYRENVYKPDGSPSGIPFLLQRAVNYETEKQLLFQADYVHPFGKDGKMEAGARSSSRDMTNDYAVTQQTEDGWVALPNLTNDFLYEENINALYGIVGNKTGKFSYQGGLRAEWTGVTTELKQTREVNKRNYANLFPSVHVTYDLARQNAFQLSYSRRVRRPQYNDLSPFATYSDNRNYWSGNPDLNPEFTHAFELGHIKYLAKGSLTSSLYYRHTNGKITSIRRVQEDGSSYTRPENLGTEDAYGVEFTSSFNPFPWWKADGSFNFFRAITDGTGLDEAFRSDTYSWFVRAISRFTVWKSTDLQLRGNYEAPQQTPQGRRKALATLDLAATRDILRNNATLTLTIVDVFNSRRYRSITEGSNFYALNNSQGRLRQINLTLNYRLHQAKKKPKEGLEGEF, translated from the coding sequence ATGAAGTCCTCTGATACCTTTTCAAATCACCCGAAAATTACCGGCACATTACGCCGCTTTACATACATCATTGCCCTCGTGCTGGCGGCTCAGGCAAGCTACGGACAGGCCAAACTGAAAGTTACAGGCAGGATTGTCGATGGTCAGAGCGGTGCTGCGCTGAGCTTTGCGAGCATCCGCCTGTTCAAGATCGCCGACAGCTCCTTCGTGTCGGGATCCGTTACCGACGAGGCGGGAAAGTTTATGGTGGAAATGCCCTCCGGACGCTACTATGCACTGTCTGAGTTTATCGGGTACAAGGCACAGGTAACTTCCGGCATACAGCTTACCGCCGGCAGCAGCCCGCACGACCTGGGTACGATCCGGGTAATGCCTTCGGCAAGGACGCTGGACGAGGTGACTGTACAGGCCGAAAAAAGTAGTATGGAGCTCTCGCTCGACAAAAAGATTTTCAATGTAGGAAAAGACCTGGCCAATGCAGGCGGTACGGCGGTGGATATCCTGACCAATGTGCCCTCGGTAGCCGTGGACGTGGAAGGGAATGTCAGCCTGCGTGGCAGCGGCAACGTTCGCATCCTGATCGACGGCAAACCGTCGGGACTCGTGAGCATCAAAGGCGCGAGTGGATTACAGCAACTGCAGGGCAGTGCGATCGAGCGGATCGAGGTCATCACCAATCCATCGGCCCGGTACGAGGCGGAGGGTATGGGCGGCGTGATCAATATTGTTTTGAAAAAAGAAAGAAAAGAAGGATTTAACGGCTCTTTCGACATTATAGCGGGACATCCTGTAAACTATGGTGCGGCTGCAAATGTCAATTACCGCCGCAAAAACCTTAATTTCTTTATCAACTACACCCTGTCGTACCGCAACACGCCGGGGCGTAATTACGTGTACCAGGAGCTGTACCGCAACGATTCGACCTTTATCATGGAGCGAAACATGACATCCAATCTGAAAGGAATGAACAACAGTGCCCGTGGTGGAATTGATTATTATTTTAACCCGAAAAACATCCTTACCGGTGCCTACACATGGCGCACAAGCAAGGGGAAACGTTTTTCAAATCTCAACTACCGCGACTATGTTTCAACTACCTCCAATCTGGTAAGCATTACCAACCGTACCCAGGACGAAACCGAAACAGAGCCGAACTCGGAGTATGCATTGACCTATAAAAAAACATTTGACAGAAAAGGGCGGGAATTTACTGCGGATGTGCGCTACCTGGATAACTGGGAGAATTCCGACCAGTATTACCGGGAAAATGTGTACAAACCCGATGGAAGTCCCTCAGGTATCCCGTTCCTGCTGCAAAGAGCCGTGAATTATGAAACCGAAAAGCAGCTTTTGTTTCAGGCAGACTATGTGCATCCGTTTGGAAAGGATGGAAAAATGGAGGCGGGTGCGCGCAGCTCTTCCCGCGATATGACCAATGATTATGCCGTGACCCAGCAGACCGAAGACGGCTGGGTAGCCCTGCCCAACCTGACAAATGATTTTCTGTACGAGGAAAACATCAATGCACTCTATGGCATTGTCGGAAATAAAACGGGCAAGTTCTCCTACCAGGGCGGGCTCCGGGCGGAGTGGACGGGCGTAACTACCGAGCTGAAACAAACGCGTGAAGTGAACAAGCGGAACTATGCGAACCTGTTTCCGAGCGTCCACGTGACGTATGATCTTGCGCGTCAGAATGCTTTCCAGCTGAGTTACAGCCGGCGGGTGCGAAGGCCCCAGTACAACGATTTAAGCCCGTTTGCCACTTATTCCGACAACCGGAACTACTGGAGTGGCAATCCCGACCTGAACCCTGAGTTTACGCATGCATTTGAACTGGGGCACATCAAGTACCTGGCCAAGGGCTCACTGACCTCGTCCCTCTACTACCGTCACACCAACGGAAAGATCACGAGCATCCGGCGCGTGCAGGAAGACGGAAGCTCGTATACCCGGCCTGAAAACCTGGGTACGGAGGATGCCTACGGGGTGGAATTTACAAGCTCCTTCAATCCGTTTCCATGGTGGAAGGCCGACGGGAGCTTCAACTTCTTCAGGGCGATCACGGACGGTACGGGGCTTGACGAAGCGTTCAGGAGTGACACATATAGCTGGTTCGTAAGAGCGATTTCAAGATTTACCGTATGGAAAAGCACCGATCTGCAGCTGCGCGGCAACTACGAAGCGCCACAGCAGACACCGCAGGGCAGGCGGAAGGCCCTGGCCACACTGGACCTGGCTGCGACCCGGGATATTCTCAGGAACAATGCAACACTTACCCTCACGATCGTGGACGTGTTCAATTCAAGGCGCTACAGATCGATCACCGAGGGCAGTAACTTCTATGCGCTCAATAATTCTCAGGGTAGGCTGCGTCAGATTAATCTTACATTAAATTATCGGTTGCATCAGGCCAAAAAGAAGCCCAAGGAGGGTCTGGAAGGCGAATTCTGA